From one Streptosporangiales bacterium genomic stretch:
- a CDS encoding TetR family transcriptional regulator, which translates to MSEKTRRRTRRSDAEANVARIHAVTLDLLGRGRDPSMAEIAAAAGLSRQTLYSHYPGRPALYEALVAYLVAEVAGALDDELPADPAAGLEAWLIRAWQLIDDYPALLNPGLFAGVRRTDVVAEHEPITGGLRRQLDNAAEHGVLAAGASPEWLVAAVIALGHAAGQEVAAGRMSSAAAGAAFRTGVLRLCLEEAAATDAAAGRSAPSPPPSRPR; encoded by the coding sequence GTGTCAGAGAAAACCCGGCGCCGGACCCGCCGCAGCGACGCCGAGGCGAACGTCGCCCGCATCCACGCCGTCACGCTCGACCTGCTCGGCCGCGGCCGGGATCCCTCGATGGCCGAGATCGCGGCCGCCGCCGGGCTCAGCCGGCAGACCCTCTACAGCCACTACCCGGGCCGGCCGGCGCTGTACGAGGCCCTGGTGGCGTACCTGGTCGCGGAGGTGGCCGGCGCTCTCGACGACGAGCTACCCGCGGACCCGGCGGCCGGGCTCGAGGCGTGGCTCATCCGCGCGTGGCAGCTGATCGACGACTACCCGGCGCTGCTCAACCCCGGGCTCTTCGCTGGCGTGCGCCGGACCGACGTGGTGGCCGAGCACGAGCCGATCACCGGTGGGCTGCGCCGGCAGCTCGACAACGCCGCCGAACACGGCGTGTTGGCGGCAGGCGCCTCGCCCGAGTGGCTGGTCGCCGCGGTCATCGCGCTCGGCCACGCCGCCGGCCAGGAGGTGGCCGCCGGCCGGATGTCCAGCGCCGCGGCCGGCGCCGCCTTCCGGACGGGTGTGCTACGGCTCTGCCTGGAGGAGGCAGCGGCTACGGACGCAGCAGCCGGTCGATCCGCACCGTCGCCCCCACCGAGCCGGCCACGCTGA
- a CDS encoding response regulator, producing MTGRILIAEDETRIASFVQKGLRANGFTTSIASDGPSAYTLARSGAFDLLVLDIGLPEEDGFSVLRRLRRDKVTLPVIILTARDEVADRVAGLEGGADDYVPKPFAFEELLARVRLRLYAEHTEEPTTLTVGGIALDLRTRKATVGGRVVELSAREFALAELFVRHPDQVLSREQILSHVWGLDFDPGSNVVDVYVRYLRRKLGADVIATVRGMGYRLVAEP from the coding sequence ATGACCGGCCGCATCCTGATCGCCGAGGACGAGACGCGCATCGCGTCGTTCGTGCAGAAGGGGCTGCGCGCGAACGGGTTCACGACGAGCATCGCGTCCGACGGGCCGTCGGCGTACACGCTGGCCCGCTCCGGCGCCTTCGACCTGCTGGTGCTCGACATCGGTCTGCCGGAGGAGGACGGCTTCAGCGTGCTGCGCCGGCTGCGCCGCGACAAGGTGACCCTCCCGGTCATCATCCTGACGGCGCGCGACGAAGTCGCCGACCGGGTGGCGGGCCTGGAAGGCGGCGCGGACGACTACGTGCCCAAGCCGTTCGCGTTCGAGGAGCTGCTCGCGCGGGTGCGGCTGCGGCTGTACGCCGAGCACACCGAGGAGCCCACCACGCTCACCGTCGGCGGGATCGCCCTCGACCTGCGCACCCGCAAGGCCACGGTCGGCGGGCGGGTCGTCGAGCTGAGCGCCAGGGAGTTCGCGCTCGCCGAGCTGTTCGTCCGCCACCCGGACCAGGTGCTGTCGCGGGAGCAGATCCTCAGCCACGTCTGGGGGCTCGACTTCGACCCAGGGTCGAACGTGGTCGACGTGTACGTGCGCTACCTCAGGCGCAAGCTGGGTGCCGACGTGATCGCCACCGTGCGTGGCATGGGGTATCGGTTGGTCGCCGAGCCCTGA
- a CDS encoding ABC transporter: MFERNVVAYRRGWWVFGTGLLEPIFYLFSLGIGLGALVGTVAVGGREIPYPVFVAPAMLAVSAMTGALTETTFNMFHRLKYAKLYDAILATPMRPIDIALGEISWALARGGAYSAAFLGLMAALGYIESWYGLLAFPAAILIGYAFGAVGMALSTFMRSWQHFDYVGFVIVVLFLLSATFFPLDIYPDWLQPVVTWTPLTQSVALIRELTTGELSAATVVHVVYLLVLSVAGSVGATVRIDRLLRP; this comes from the coding sequence ATGTTCGAGCGCAACGTCGTCGCGTACCGCAGGGGCTGGTGGGTCTTCGGCACCGGCCTGCTCGAGCCGATCTTCTACCTGTTCTCGCTCGGCATCGGCCTCGGGGCGCTGGTCGGCACCGTCGCGGTCGGCGGCCGGGAGATCCCCTACCCGGTGTTCGTCGCGCCCGCCATGCTCGCCGTCTCGGCGATGACCGGGGCGCTCACCGAGACCACGTTCAACATGTTCCACCGGCTGAAGTACGCCAAGCTCTACGACGCGATCCTGGCGACGCCGATGCGGCCGATCGACATCGCGCTCGGCGAGATCAGCTGGGCCCTCGCCCGCGGCGGCGCGTACTCGGCCGCCTTCCTCGGCCTGATGGCGGCGCTCGGGTACATCGAGTCGTGGTACGGGCTGCTCGCCTTCCCCGCGGCCATCCTGATCGGGTACGCGTTCGGCGCGGTCGGCATGGCGCTGTCCACCTTCATGCGCAGCTGGCAGCACTTCGACTACGTCGGCTTCGTGATCGTGGTGCTGTTCCTGCTGTCCGCGACGTTCTTCCCGCTGGACATCTACCCGGACTGGCTGCAGCCGGTCGTCACCTGGACGCCGCTCACCCAGTCGGTGGCGCTGATCCGTGAGCTGACCACCGGCGAGCTCTCCGCCGCCACCGTGGTGCACGTCGTGTACCTGCTCGTCCTCAGCGTGGCCGGCTCGGTGGGGGCGACGGTGCGGATCGACCGGCTGCTGCGTCCGTAG
- a CDS encoding ABC transporter — MQSLAHRAFECYLYTYRRTWRGSVFSTFALPLVYLGALGLGVGTLIDDPATNQALGGSYLTFLAPGLLAASVVTVVMGESTWPVISQVKWEKTFYAMLATPLRAGDIVLGNLAWIAIRAGMTSAAFLVAMLAFGVVHTPLALLTVLVGILTGLALATPVYAFAITRESESSFSLLYRLGSVPLFLFSGTFFPVAELPSVIQPVAYASPLWHGVNLCRELVAGDLTPWLAPLNVGYLLAWAVVGFVLARRGFQKRLVV; from the coding sequence ATGCAGTCGCTCGCGCACCGGGCGTTCGAGTGCTACCTCTACACGTACCGGCGCACCTGGCGCGGCAGCGTGTTCTCGACGTTCGCGCTGCCGCTGGTCTACCTCGGCGCGCTCGGGCTCGGCGTCGGCACGCTCATCGACGACCCGGCCACCAACCAGGCGCTCGGCGGCTCGTACCTGACCTTCCTCGCGCCCGGGCTGCTCGCCGCGTCCGTGGTCACCGTGGTGATGGGCGAGAGCACGTGGCCGGTCATCTCGCAGGTCAAGTGGGAGAAGACCTTCTACGCGATGCTGGCGACCCCGCTGCGGGCCGGCGACATCGTGCTCGGCAACCTCGCCTGGATCGCGATCCGGGCGGGCATGACGTCGGCCGCGTTCCTCGTCGCGATGCTGGCGTTCGGCGTCGTCCACACGCCGCTGGCGCTGCTGACCGTGCTGGTCGGCATCCTCACCGGGCTCGCGCTGGCCACCCCGGTGTACGCGTTCGCGATCACCAGGGAGAGCGAGTCGTCGTTCTCGTTGCTCTACCGGCTGGGCAGCGTGCCGCTGTTCCTGTTCTCCGGCACGTTCTTCCCGGTCGCGGAGCTGCCGTCGGTGATCCAACCGGTCGCGTACGCGTCGCCGCTGTGGCACGGCGTCAACCTGTGTCGCGAGCTGGTCGCGGGCGACCTCACCCCGTGGCTGGCGCCGCTGAACGTCGGCTACCTGCTCGCCTGGGCCGTCGTCGGGTTCGTGCTCGCCAGGCGCGGCTTCCAGAAGCGGCTGGTGGTGTGA
- a CDS encoding ATP-binding cassette domain-containing protein, producing the protein MRAVADPVPQSLIHARGLVKKFGSFEAVRGIDLAVRPGEFFGFLGPNGAGKTSTMRMIACVSPPTAGELSILGMDPRSHGPEIRGRLGVVPQEDTLDTDLTCQDNLVLYARYFGIPRKVAKARAAELLEFVQLSDRARDKVEPLSGGMKRRLTIARSLVNEPEVLLLDEPTTGLDPQARHLVWDKLFRLKTEGVTLVLTTHYMDEAEQLCDRLVVMDGGMIAAEGSPRALIERYSTREVVELRFDVADHADVAPKLEGIVDRQEVLPDRVLLYTDRGDDALAEVHDRGLTPVSSLVRRSTLEDVFLRLTGRTLVD; encoded by the coding sequence CTGCGAGCTGTGGCAGATCCCGTACCGCAGTCGCTCATCCATGCCCGCGGCCTGGTGAAGAAGTTCGGTTCGTTCGAGGCCGTACGCGGCATCGACCTCGCCGTCCGGCCGGGAGAGTTCTTCGGTTTCCTCGGCCCCAACGGCGCGGGGAAGACCTCGACGATGCGGATGATCGCGTGCGTCTCACCGCCCACCGCCGGTGAGCTCTCGATCCTCGGCATGGATCCACGCAGCCACGGGCCGGAGATCCGCGGCCGGCTCGGCGTCGTCCCGCAGGAGGACACCCTCGACACCGACCTCACCTGCCAGGACAACCTCGTGCTGTACGCACGGTACTTCGGCATCCCGCGCAAGGTGGCGAAGGCGCGGGCGGCCGAGCTGCTGGAGTTCGTACAGCTCAGCGACCGTGCCCGCGACAAGGTGGAGCCGTTGTCCGGCGGCATGAAGCGGCGGCTGACGATCGCCAGGTCGCTGGTGAACGAGCCCGAGGTACTGCTGCTCGACGAGCCGACGACCGGGCTCGACCCGCAGGCGCGACACCTGGTGTGGGACAAGCTGTTCCGGCTGAAGACCGAAGGGGTGACGCTCGTCCTCACCACCCACTACATGGACGAGGCGGAGCAGCTCTGCGACCGGCTGGTGGTGATGGACGGCGGCATGATCGCCGCGGAGGGTTCGCCGCGTGCCCTGATCGAGCGGTACTCGACCCGGGAGGTCGTCGAGCTGCGATTCGACGTCGCCGACCACGCCGACGTCGCGCCGAAGCTGGAGGGCATCGTGGACCGCCAGGAGGTGCTGCCCGACCGGGTGCTGCTCTACACCGACCGCGGGGACGACGCGCTCGCCGAGGTGCACGACCGCGGCCTCACCCCGGTGAGCTCGCTGGTACGGCGCAGCACGCTTGAGGACGTGTTCCTCCGGCTCACCGGCCGGACGCTGGTGGATTGA
- a CDS encoding DUF2469 family protein produces MSTEDLERYETEMELQLYKEYRDVLRLFTHSVETERRFYLTNDVQLQVRTSGTGEVYFEVTMTDAWVWDLYRSKRFVKNVRVVTFKDVNIEELAKSDLELPKDDDL; encoded by the coding sequence GTGAGCACCGAGGATCTCGAGCGGTACGAGACCGAGATGGAGCTGCAGCTCTACAAGGAGTACCGCGATGTCCTGCGCCTGTTCACCCACTCGGTGGAGACGGAGCGCCGCTTCTACCTCACCAACGACGTCCAGCTGCAGGTGCGCACGTCAGGCACTGGTGAGGTGTACTTCGAGGTCACCATGACCGACGCCTGGGTGTGGGACCTCTACCGCAGCAAGCGCTTCGTGAAAAATGTCCGAGTTGTGACGTTCAAGGACGTCAACATCGAGGAACTCGCGAAGAGCGACCTAGAACTCCCGAAGGACGACGACCTCTAG